One stretch of Gopherus flavomarginatus isolate rGopFla2 chromosome 2, rGopFla2.mat.asm, whole genome shotgun sequence DNA includes these proteins:
- the RNF182 gene encoding E3 ubiquitin-protein ligase RNF182 has protein sequence MISQLPEDTVESQGSDELECKICYNRYNQRQRKPKVLECCHRVCAKCLCKIIDFGDSPQGVIVCPFCRFETCLPDDEVSSLPDDNNILVNLACGGRGKKCLPDNPTELLLTPKRLASLVSPSHASSNCLVITIMEVQRESPQTLNSTPVVEFYRPTSFDSVATVSHNWTVWNCTSLLFQTSIRVLIWLLGLLYFSSLPLGIYLLVSKKVTLGVVFVSLVPSSLVILMVYGFCQCVCHEFLDCMSS, from the coding sequence ATGATCAGTCAACTACCAGAGGATACTGTGGAGTCCCAGGGCTCAGATGAGCTTGAGTGCAAGATCTGTTACAACCGCTATAATCAGAGACAGAGGAAACCAAAAGTGCTAGAGTGTTGTCACAGAGTATGTGCCAAATGCCTTTGCAAGATCATAGACTTTGGGGACTCTCCTCAGGGAGTTATAGTGTGCCCATTCTGTAGGTTTGAGACATGCCTGCCTGATGATGAGGTTAGTAGTCTTCCTGATGACAACAACATCCTTGTGAATTTGgcttgtgggggaagggggaagaagtGCCTACCAGATAATCCTACAGAACTGTTGCTAACTCCCAAAAGGCTGGCGTCTCTTGTTAGCCCTTCTCACGCTTCCTCCAACTGCCTGGTTATAACCATCATGGAAGTGCAGAGAGAAAGCCCACAGACTCTGAACTCCACTCCGGTGGTGGAATTCTACAGGCCCACGAGTTTTGACTCTGTTGCAACTGTATCCCACAACTGGACAGTGTGGAACTGTACATCCTTGCTCTTCCAGACCTCAATTCGAGTGCTCATTTGGTTGTTAGGTTTGCTATACTTTAGTTCCTTGCCGTTAGGGATCTACTTACTGGTATCTAAGAAAGTCACCCTGGGGGTTGTCTTTGTCAGCCTTGTTCCTTCGAGCCTTGTTATTCTCATGGTTTATGGCTTTTGCCAATGTGTATGCCATGAGTTTCTGGACTGCATGTCTTCTTGA